Below is a genomic region from Echinicola rosea.
GCACCTTGAAACTTGAGTCTCGGACTCAATAAAATAAAAATGAGATGAAAAAGAACATTATCAATTATACGTTGATCTGGGGAGCAGTCATCATGCTGATTTCCTGTGGTGGCAAAAAAGAAACCAACCAGGCGCAAGAAGAAACCGCGCCACCTTCAGAGGAAAAATGGTCTGTGCGGTTGGCAGATTCTGATATTTCTCGTTTGGAGGACTGGATCGTGGGCGATCCCTATTGGGGTTACCATGAAGGCTTGGTATGCAAGGCCATGTTGGACATGTGGCAGTACACGGGCGATGACAAGTATTTTGAATTTGTGAAAGGTTTTGGTGATAACATCATCGAGGAAGATGGCACCATCAAAACCTACAAGATGGAAATCTATAATATCGATAACATCAATTCCGGAAAAGTACTGATTCCGCTCTATCAGGAAACTGGGGAAGAAAAATTTCGCAAGGCTTTGGATACCTTGATGCAACAATTGGAGAAGCATCCACGGGTTTCGGATGGTGGATTCTGGCATAAGAAAAAATATCCCCATCAGGTGTGGCTGGATGGCCTGTATATGGCAGGGCCTTTTTTGGCAGCTTATGGAGCTACTTTTGATCAGTCCGCACAGGTGGATGACGCCGCGGCGCAATTGATTGCTGCCTATGAGGTGCTTTTTGATCCTGAGAAGCACTTGCTCTATCACGGTTGGGATGAAAGCAGGGAGCAAGACTGGGCAGATAAGGAGACCGGACTATCGTCCAATTTCTGGAGCCGTGGCATGGGCTGGTTTGTGATGGCGATCGTGGATGTCCTGGATTATATGCCTCAGGATCATCCAGACAGGGCCAAGCTGATAGAGATGGCCAATAGCATTGCCGTCGGCATAAAGGACCATCAGGACCCAAAGACCGGTGCTTGGTACCAAGTGACCGATCAGGGAGATCGTGAGGGAAATTACCTCGAAGCTTCCGGAACAGGGATGTTTGTGTATTTTCTGTATAAGGGCGTTCGTAAAGGATATTTGCCCGAAACCTATTTAGCTACGGCCAACAAAGGCTATGAAGGCCTGGTCAATCAGTTTTTTAAAGTGGAAGCAGATGGTACCGTTACCGTGACCGATGTCTGCTCTGTAGCGGGACTGGGCGGTGATGGTAATCGTGATGGGAGTTTTGAATATTACATTTCCGAACCGATCAAAGAGAATGACCCCAAAGGCACCGCTCCAGCTGTGATGGCCAGCATAGAACATGAAAGATCTTTGGCCGAAAATCAATAATATAGGACATGCATTACTCAAAAAAACTTAGCGCTTTTGCGCCTTTGCGAATACTTTTTCTCGGTCTTCTGATTGCGGTTTTGTTGGGCAGCTGTGCCACGACGGCCGATGCTCAGGGGCCAGCTATTCTAAATAAGCAAGACTTTAAACACTATGCGGAATACTTTAACCGCATGGAAGACGAAAATATTGCCCAAGCCATTCCAAATTCAGAATCTTGGGAATGGATGGAGGAAAATATCCCACTATTTGAAGCTCCTCAGGAGAATTTCGAAGAGATGTTTTACTACCGATGGTGGTCACTGCGAAAGCATATCAAGGAAACTCCCGTGGGCTATGCCATGACCGAATTTTTGGTGGAACGGTCTTATTCTGATAAGTACAATTTGATCAGCTGTGCGCTGGGGCATCACATTTATGAGTCCCGATGGCTGCACGATCCCAAATACCTGGACCAGATCGTCCACACGTGGTACCGCGGCAATGAGGGTGAGCCCATGGAAAAGCTGCATAGTTTTAGCAGCTGGACAGCGGATGCCTTGTACCAACGCTATTTGGTGACCGGGGACAAACAATACCTGCTGGATATGCTTCCAGACCTTCTGAAAGAATACCAATGGTGGGTGGACAATCGGCAGCGGGAGGATGGTCTGTTTTGGCAAATCGACGTAAAAGATGGCATGGAAGAATCCATCAGTGGCGGACGACATGTCAAAAATGTGCGTCCTACCATCAACAGCTACATGTACGGCAATGCGAAGGCCATAGCCAAAATCGCAGCACTCAAAGGGGATGATGCCATGGCAAAAGAGTACGAGGAAAGGGCCGCCCGTATCAAGGAATTGGTGCAGGAGCACCTGTGGAACCAAGAGGATTTGTTCTTTGAGACAGTGAAAGAAGAGGGCGGCTTTGCGCAAGTTCGGGAGGCCATCGGTTTTATCCCTTGGTATTTTAACCTTCCGGAGGACAAAAATCCCTACCATGCCGCTTGGGACCAAGTGACAGACGAAGGTGGCTTTATGGCTCCTTTTGGCTTGACCACTGCCGAGTGTCGCCATCCTGATTTTAGGACCCATGGGTGCTGTAATTGCGAATGGGACGGAGCCATTTGGCCATTTGCTACTAGTCAGACCATGACGGGCATGGCGAATTTATTGAACAACTACCATCAGGACATGGTGGATAAATCCGATTATTTTACCCAAATGGAAAAATATGTGGAGTCTCAATATTACCGCGGGCGCCCGTATATCGGAGAATACCTGGATGAAAAAACCGGCTTTTGGCTGAAAGGCGACCAAGAGCGAAGCCGCTACTATAACCATTCTACTTTTAATGACATGATCATCACTGGACTCGTGGGATTCCGGCCAGGTCCGGGAGGTCGGTTTGAGGTAAACCCATTGGTGCCAGCAGCAAAATGGGATTGGTTCTGTCTGGATAATGTTGCCTATCAGGGAAATATCGTAACCATATTCTGGGATAAAACTGGTGAAAAATACAATAAGGGAAAAGGGTTGCATGTGCTGGTAAATGGAGTGGAAGTGGGGCACGCAGAAGGATTGGAGCGAATGGCATTGCAAATGCATCACTAAACTAAGGCTCGTTACAAACGAGCCTTAGTTTAGTGATGCTTAGTCTAGTGAATGGGCTAGTGCTGGGTCATTCGCATTATAATTGCCATGTTCGTTTGTCGCTTGTTACAAACTTGTTCCTCGTTCCTGTTCCTCGTTTCAAACGAGGAACAGGAAGTTTAAATAATATTACATGATGAAACGATTAACTGCTTCGGGACTTTTAATTTTTATGTTGATATCCATGGTCATGGGCCATCCTGAAGGTGATGTGGCTGTGGAAGGGCTTAAGGTGGAGATGCTCACCAATCCGTCAGGCATTGATGTGCGATTTCCGAAATTAAGCTGGCAAATTTCGACAGATCAAAAGGCCACCTACCAAGAGGCATATCAAGTGTTAGTAGCATCATCACCGGAGCTGTTGAATACTGAGGAGGCGGATTTGTGGAATTCCGGGAAGGTCGCTTCGGATGAGTGCTTAAACGTGCGATATGCAGGTGAGGAGCTGGAAAAGGATACCAAAGTCTATTGGAGGGTAAAAGTCTGGACGAATCATGGGTCGAGTGCTTGGAGTGCTACGGCACATTGGAGTTTTGGATTGCCGTACTACAAGGATTGGCGGGGGCGCTGGATAGGTTTCGACAGGGCTTTTCCTTGGGAAGATATTTCGACTTTTCCGACTTTGGGAGCGCGGTATTTCCGGAATGAATTTGAAGTAAAAAAGCAGATCAAGCGAGCCACTGTTTACCTCATGGGTTTGGGGCTTTATGAGCTGCACCTAAATGGCCAAAAAGTGGGTGATGCGGTGCTGGCACCCTCTCCGACAGACTATACCCAAAATGTAAAATACAATACCTATGATGTCACTGAAATGCTCCGTGGAGAGGCCGAAAATGCCGTGGGGATTATGTTAGGGAATGGCCGGTATTTTACCATGCGCCAAAATTATAAACCCTATAAAATCAAGAATTTCGGTTTTCCAAAGGTGCTTTTTAACCTTATCATCCACTATGCAGATGGCAGTAAAGAGGTGGTTTCGACCAGTGACGAATGGAAGGGTACCGCCGATGGCCCGATCAGGAATAACAATGAATACGATGGAGAATACTACGATGCCAACAAGGAATTTCCCGGATGGGACAGCGTAGGTTTTGATGATTCATCCTGGCTTCAAGCCGAATATGTGCAGGAACCACGAGGGGATTACGAGGCGCAGATGAACGAAAATATGAAAGTGATGAGGGAAGTTGTGCCTATATCGCTGGAAGCGATTGGCGGAGACCGATACATCCTGGACATGGGCCAAAATATGGTGGGATGGCTGCAGATGACGGCGCAAGGAGAAAAAGGAGATACCGTAAAGTTAAAATTCGCCGAGTCCCTGCAAGAAGATGGTGAGCTTTTTATGACCAACCTCCGTGACGCTAAAGTCACCGATACCTACATTCTTAAGGATGACCAAGAAGTCACTTGGGAGCCGCGTTTTACCTATCATGGATTTCGATTTGTGGAGATTTCAGGTTACCCAAGAGAGCCGAAGATAGAAGACTTTTTAGGCAAAATGGTGTACGATGATATCAGGACTTTGGGGCAATTCGAAACTTCAGATCCTGTGCTAAACCAAATCTATCAAAACGCCTGGTGGGGCATTGCCGGTAATTACAAAGGTATGCCGGTGGACTGTCCGCAGCGGAATGAACGGCAGCCTTGGCTGGGAGACCGCGCGGTAGGAGCGCATGGTGAGTTTTACATGTTTGATAATGTACGGTTGTATAAGAAGTGGCTGGAGGATATACGACTGGCTCAGAAAGCAGATGGAGCCTTGCCTGATGTAGCCCCTGCTTACTGGCGCTATTACAGTGACAATATGACTTGGCCGGGTACTTACCTAATGATCGCTGATATGCTGTATCAGCAGACAGGAGATACCAGCGTGATCCGTGAAAATTATGCTGCCATGAAAAAGTGGCTTGTCTATATGGCTGACCGTTATATGAACGATGAATTTATCGTCACCAAGGACAGCTATGGCGACTGGGTGGTGCCACCTCCCAGTATCGAAGCGGGAACAGGCCAAAATGCAGATGTAAAGCGGCCAAGTGCACTGATCTCCACCGCTTACTATTACCATTTTATGGAAATGATGAGCGATTTTGCGCGTGTTCTCGGTAAGCAAAGAGATATCCCGGAATATCAAGCCCTAAAGGAAAGAGTGCATGAAGGTTTTCAGCAGGCGTTTTATCAGGACGGTTTTTATGGCGAAAATAAAATGACCGATAATTTGCTGCCATTGGCATTTGGAATGGTACCCGAAGATGATCGACAGCAGGTTTTTGATCAAGTGGTAGAGACCATCCAAGTCAAAAACAACGGTCACCTGAGCACTGGCCTTATCGGCACACAGTGGTTGATGCGGACGCTTTCTGATTTTGGCAGGGCTGATCTGGCATTGAAAATAGCCACCAATACGACTTTTCCCAGTTGGGGCTATATGATCGAAAACGGTGCTACTACCATCTGGGAGCTTTGGCACGGCAATGTGGCCAAGCCCACTATGAACTCCCAAAACCACACCATGCTCTTAGGGGATTTGACAGTTTGGTTTTACGAGTATTTGGCGGGGATCAAAGCGGGTGCAGACAGCCCTGGCTTTAAAGTTTTTGAATTGCAGCCCGTGTTTGTAGAAGGCTTGGACAGCGTAAAAGCAAGTTTCGATTCCCCATATGGGACAATTGGAAGTCATTGGGAACGGATGGGCGAACAGATCACTTGGAAAATTAAAGTGCCTGTAAATACTACGGCGATTGTAAAAATGCCCATTGCTGCAACGGGAGAGATTTTACTGAACGGGGAAGTACTCCGTTCAGGAGAAATGGAGGTAAGGTTGAGTTCCGGAGAATATGAATTGGTGTTTTGATAGGTAGGAGCCAAGTACTTTTCCCTAAAATTGTAAGAGGCTTTGCCTTTTAGGAGGGAAATTAATTAAATTTATAGCACATTTGTTCGCTACTCCATCTACTGTTATAACATTAAGAAAACAATATGTTGTTATGGGTAGGATGAATGTAGTGTGTGTTATCATGATTCTTTTAGGGGCCTGTCAGCCGGCGAGCCCTGATTATCCCGAATCCAACTGTGCTGAAGCCACTGAGTTTGTCCAAGAAGTGGAAAATAGAAAGGGACTTTTGTCCCGCATGGAAGATTCGGATAAATATGCGATCAGCTATCATTTTCCCGGGACATATGATGTGATAGAGGTTGGTGTGGTATGCTCTATACTGGCTGATTTTTCCCTACCAGAAGGTGGGGAGGAGCCTATGGAGGTGATTTTTAGCGGATATTACTGGAAATATACCAATGTTCCACCAAGTCTGCCAGCTGGAAGCGCTGCTTATTATTTGGAGGTGACTGCCATAAGTCAGGAATGATACCGAATAATTATTCCCCAAAAATCCCGCTGTGCATCTATTGGCCTAAAATTAAAACCTTCCCTAAAGCAGGCAAACTCCTTCTTTTCTAGCAGCCAATATTCTTTTTGGCTAGTATTTCGTCAAACAAGCCTGCCTTTTTGCCTACCCGCTTTTTAATTTCTTAACGCCCAATACCTGCAAGGGGGATCCGATTAATAAGTTTCTTATGAATACATTATCATCATTATTCCATGTAGTGGTATATTTTCTTAAGTAACCAAGTTGAGCCGGAACTATAAGCCCCCCTGAGCCAAAAAAGGTATCGCTTCCTTATGACGACCCTTGGTATGCCTGTTTTCCAGCCGATGGTGGAGGCCGTTAAGAAAGGGAGTTGGCTCGCGTCGTGGAACAGCGAGACCCACTCGCTTTTAGGCCGTAGCCATCGGGTGGAAATTAAAATGGGTGACGGATCCACGTCGCAGGGGAAATCCATGTTCCATTTTAAAGGGCAGACCACCGGCCTAGATTTTTTTCTTTCTTTTTTCATCAATGGAAAAAAGGAAAAGGATAAAGTCCACCAGGATGATCAGGTTTCCCCAGCCAAAGTCAATCAAAAAAAGGACTTTTAGGTATTTGAAAAGAAGGAAATCCCCTTAACTAAACGGCATTGAACCCGCATTATGCATTAGTCTATCTATTAACCTGAGCTCGACTTAATTTTAGTATAAAAAGCGTCATAGCGAACCCTTTTAAGGAGGATGTGGGTTGGAAAAGGGTGTGGCAACTCGCCGCGGCGAGCTGCCACGGCTTCCACCCGCTCAGGCCTCCCTCTAAGCCTCGCAGTGACGATTTTATAATCGAACTGAGGTTATTACGATTCCTAATGCATAAAACGGGTTGAATTTTTTTTAGGGATAAAATCCATTGCTAGTTTTTGATATATTGGTGCCTGTTAACGTGTTATGTTTTTGGTTTTAACAGGTGTCTGATGGATGATTTCGCATTTGATTTTATTTTAGGTCTCCATATCGTTGGTGGAGGAGTCGGTTTACTTTTTGGGACGATCACCATGATTCGCCCCAAAGGTGATGGCCCACATCGAAAGTTTGGAAAAGGGTTTTATGGGGGGATGCTATTGGCCAGTTTATCAGGATTGGTGTTGTCGGTGATGCATCCCAATACGTTTTTGTTTGTTATTGGAGCGTTTACCTTGTATATGGTCGGATCGGGTTATCGGTACTTGAAGTTAAAAGGGTTACCACACCGTAACAAGGCAAAATGGATTGATTGGGGGTTAACGGTAATGATGATACTTTTTGCATTGGTTTTTTTTGTGCAAGGAGCCAGAAGCCTTTCCCAAGGGAATTTCTTTGGGGTGGTCATGCTGGTGTTTGGAGCAATCGGAACATTAATGGTTTATGGTGACATTAAGTTTTACCAAGGGGTCATAAAGAGCCAGACATTTTGGTTGCGGGGACATATTGCCCGGATGTGTGGGGCATATATTGCCAGTTTGACGGCTTTTTTGGTGGTGAATATCTATTTTCTTCCTCCATTGCTTATTTGGTTACTGCCTACAGTGACCATTACTCCTTTGATCGTGAAGTGGAGCAGAAAGTACAAAAAGCGACCTTTTGGTAGAATATAATGGATTTTGGTTTATGTGGATTACTTTTTACCCACCTGCAGATAGGCTTCTAGAGCTTGGACATACTCTTCGAAGGCCTGGATTCCCTTTTTGGTAATTTTGCAGGTGGTAAGGGGGAAATTATCACGGAAGGATTTTTCCACCTCGATATACCCGGCAGTTTTTAGCTTTCCGATCTGGATGGATAAATTACCTGAGGTAGCACCTGTCTTTTCCTTGATAAACGTAAACTCCGCATTTTCCACAGACATCAGTAAGGAAACAATGGCCAATCGGAGTTGGCTGTGCAGTATGGGGTTTAGTGCTTTGAACATCAGTTGTTGGGAATTTTTGCTTTCATTAAATGGGCGGGGATGATATAACTGGTCAAAACAGCCACCATTAGCAGGATAAGTTGGTATTGGAAGGGTTGGCTAAAAGCGATAAAGCCGCAGATAGAACTGGCAATCCCGCCAATCATTAGTATCCGGTACTTCAAGGCCATGGCCGTGGCATAAGAAGCTGTTCCGTATAAAATCATAAAGATAGGATACGCAATCTCCCATCCAATGGTAAAGGCCTTGAAAAGTACCAAGATAATTGCAATTCCCATACCTCCCCAGATTCCTGCCATCACGCGGCCCATATAGCTTTTTACCTTGCTGTGCTTTTTTCGTCTTCCTAAGTAAACGAAATGTGCTACACCACCAAGTGCCATCAACATCCACACGCGATATGGATGAGCATAGGACAAGACATAGCCAGAAACATAATGTGCCACCGCACATCCAAGCGTCAGGTAGCCCCATAGAAAATAGAGAAATCGGTCTTGGTAGATTTGATATTTGGTGGATTCTACCATTGATCGGATGAGGTGAAGGCTTTCCTTTTCATTCCATTGTTTTGTGCTTTCCATGATTGTTTGGTTAAAGTTTCAAATATATCACTAATATAAATAAGTTTATTTTATAAACCAAATAAGAATCAATTACTTATAAATTTCACTTTGATTATAAAACCGTCACTGCGAGGCTTAATATTTATAAAGACATGGGGAGATCTTTATTATCTACTGCTACCAGCATCAAGGAGCAGTTTCCAATTTTTGTTTTGTCCAGAATTACCCACAGTAAATCAAGTTTGACTAAAAAACAACCCGGTTTTTTTCCGGGTCTTTTGGATTATAGTGGGTAAAGATAAAATGCCAGCTATTGCATCGTTGATTCATAATCTTTTGTTCTGCCTGAGGTATTTGACGTTAAGAAATCAAAGAAGTGGGCTGGAAAAGGCGCAGGATTGATTGACGTGAGTCGGCACACAAAGCTGGTCTGCTGCTCACATGTAGGAGTTCACCTGCGCGAGTGCTGGCTTTGATTTTAGCCGAAATCGCTCACCGCAGCGGGTTTTCCACCACGGGCGGATAGGTTTGGGTTACTTTTTTGACCTAACGTAAAAAAGTAACAAGGTAACAAAGTGATCGTCACGCTATTACTTGGCAAACAAAATAAAAGTTACCCACAGTAAATCATATAGAACCTTATTTTTCTTCTATAAATTGACGTTGTATTTCGTCTTCTTCCTCTTCCTGGTGAGGTTTGGTATCTTCTGTAAAGAATTTCTTTTGGAATAATAGGATAAATACTACCCCCATAAAGATCGAAGCGTCGGCAACATTAAATATGGGCCATAACGCCGTATAACTTCCTCCCCACAAGGGTACCCAGTCGGGGATAAAACCCTCCCAAATATCGATATAAAACATATCTACTACCTGACCGTGAAACCAAGGCGTGCTGGCATCAAAAGGGGCATTTCCCATCAATACGCCGTAGAAGACGCTGTCCACCAAATTACCGATGGCTCCGCCCAAAATCATGGCGATACACACGATATAGCCTGGGTGGACCTTTTTCTTGATCAGGTAATAGAGGTAATAACCGATGCCCACCATGGCGACAAGCCTGAAAGTGGTCAAGATCAGCTTCCCATATTCCGAACCGAGCTGCATGCCGAAGGCCATTCCCGGATTGGTAGTATAATGGAGCTTAAACCAGTCACCGAAAATCTTGATCTGGCCGGCAGTTCCCATAGCCATATTTGTATCCACGGCCAATTTTACGATTTGGTCGATCAAGATGACCAGTAAGGTAATGCCAAAGTATTTTAAATATTTCATTTGCTATAAGTTCAGCGAATCATAATACAATGACCGCACTTGTTTAGTTTATACTTTATCTACCTTTACTTTCAGTTCGAAGTCATCCATGTCCAGCACCGTTCCTTCTTCCACATCTCCATTTACGGAAAGTGATAGGGCTTGTGTTTCGGCCTGGATGTAGGCCGAGAAGTTTTCCAGTGCACTGTCCACTTGCTCGCTTAGCTGGGCCACTTTGATGGTGATTTTGTCCTGCACTTCCAGTCCCATGTCCTTTCTCAGGTTTTGGATTCTATTGACCAAATCCCTGGCGATTCCTTCTTGTTTGAGTTTCTCGGTCAGCGTGACGTCCAGCGCAACGGTGATGCCATTGGCGCTGGCTACAGACCAGCCGGGAATATCCTGAGAGGTAATGAGCACCTCATCCAGGGCCAAGCTGGCTTTTTCGCCATCTATGTCGATCTCGATGGAGCCATTCCGTTCCAGTGTGTTGATCTCCTCCTGGCCCCATTTCCCGATCGCAGCGGCCACCAGCTTCATTTTGGGACCAAAGCGCTTGCCGAGCAGCGGGAAGTTAGGTTTGGCATTTTTCACCAATATCCCTGAAGCATCATCGATGTACTCGACACCTTTGATATTAACTTCAGATTTGATCAGTTCTTCCACGTGCTGGATTTGCTGCCTGGTCTTTTCGTTCAGGATAGGAATTAGGATCTTTTGTAGAGGTTGACGCACCTTCAGTTTGTCCTTTTTCCTCAGGCTGTGCACCAAAGATGAAATGTCCTGCGCCAATTGCATGCTGGCTTCCAGGTCTTCATTGATCAGCGCATCGTCCGCTGTCTTCCAGTCGGTCAGGTGTATCGATTCCGGTAAATCCTGTCCTGCTTCTTTTGCACCTTCAGTAAGGTTGGTAAACATCCAGTCCGCATAAAATGGCGCAAAGGAAGACATCAATTGGCTCAGTGCCATCAGACATTCGTACAATGTCTCATAAGCAGCCTTTTTATCTTGGTTCATTTCGCCTCTCCAGAAGCGTTTCCTGGCCAGCCTCACATACCAGTTGGACAATTGGTCCACTGTAAAGTTCATAATGGCACGGGTTGCTCTGGTGGCGTCATAATTGTCCATGGAGCTTTCCACTTCCTTGATCAGTGACTGGAGCTTCGAAACGATCCATCTATCCAGTTCCGGCCTTTCACTTACGGCCTCGGTTTTGGTAGGATCATAGGTAAATGCATCCAGATTAGCATATAACGCAAAGAAGTTATAGGTATTTTGCAATGTCCCGAAGAACCTGCGCTGCACTTCAGCCACCCCTTCCAAGTTAAACTTCAAGTTGTCCCATGGATTGGCATTGGCGAGCATGTACCAGCGGAGAGCATCCGGGCCATATTCTTTGAGGGTTTTGAACGGATCGACGGCATTGCCAAGGCGTTTGGACATTTTATTGCCATTTTTGTCCAGCACCAAGCCATTGGCAATCACATTTTTGAAGGCCACACTGTCAAAAAGCATCACCGCAATGGCATGAAGGGTAAAGAACCACCCTCTGGTCTGGTCCACGCCTTCTGCAATATAGTCTGCCGGATAATTGGCTTTGAAGATGTCTTCATTTTCGAAAGGGTAATGCCACTGGGCATAGGGCATCGCCCCTGAGTCAAACCAAACATCGATCAGGTCCGGTTCACGGAACATTTTATTGCCTTGGCTGTCCACCAAGATCACGTCATCCACGTATGGTCGGTGGAGGTCGATCTCTTCTCCTTTAAATGGAGACGCTTTCATAATGCCCTTGGCAATGGATTTTTCGATCTCTTCGTTCAGTTCAGCGATGGAGCCGATACATTTGGTTTCGGTAGCATCTTCGTTTCTCCAAACCGGCAACGGCGTGCCCCAGAATCGGGAACGGCTCAGGTTCCAGTCCACCAGATTTTCCAGCCAGTTGCCAAAGCGGCCGGTTCCAGTGGCTTCCGGTTTCCAGTTGATGGTCTTGTTTAGCTCCACCAAGCGATCCTTGCAAGCGGTGGTTTTTACAAACCAGCTTTCGAGTGGATAATATAGCACGGGCATGTCTGTCCTCCAGCAGTGGGGATAACTGTGCTCGTATTTTTCTACTTTGAACGCTCTATTTTCATTTTTGAGGATAATGGAAATGATCACATCGGTGTTTTTGTATTCCGCGGCATTTTCATCCTCCTTCAGGTAATTCTTCACATAGAAATCATCCACCGTATATTCCTTGTGGGCAGTGATTTCGTGCTCCTTCATCTTGGCCAAAAGGTATTCGCCTACAACGGGCAAGAACTTACCTTTTTTGTCCACTACAGGGATTTCATTGTCCTGTTCGTCCTTGACAAATACACCGGGAACACCTGCTTGTACCAAGGTCCTAAAGTCATCCGCACCGAAAGCTTTGGCGAGGTGCACGATTCCCGTACCGTCTTCGGTGGTCACATAGTCCGCTGGAATAACAGTATAAGCGGGATGTGGAAGCTTGATGCCCTCAATGGGGAAAAGCGGTTCGTACTCCATGCCCAGCATGTCGCTCCCCTTGAATTCTTCCACCACTTCGTACGGGATCAATTTGTCCCCGGGCTTGTACTCCTCTAATTTCAGCTCAGCAGCTTTTTTGTTGAAGAAAGCGCTCATCCTGGCTTTTGCCAAAATTACCGTTTGTGGCTGGAAGGTGTAAGGGTTAAAGGTATTGACTTTGACATAGTCCAGCTTCTCGCCGACTGCCAATGCAGAATTTGAAGGAAGTGTCCATGGGGTGGTGGTCCAAGCGATGATGTATTCATTTTCGCGGCCTTTTACCTTAAACTGCGCTGTGATGGAGGTGTCCTTCACATCACGGTAGCAGCCCGGTTGGTTGAGCTCGTGAGAACTCAGACCTGTACCTGCCGCTGGGGAATAGGGCTGGATGGTGTAACCTTTATAAAGGAGGTCTTTATCGTATAACCGCTTCAGCAGGCTCCAAAGCGTCTCGATATATTTTGGGTCAAAGGTGATATAGGGATCATCAAGATCAACCCAATAGCCGATCTTTTCGGTCAGGTCATCCCATTCGTCCTTAAACCGCATGACCGTTTCACGGCATTTTTTATTGTATTCTTCTACAGAAATTTTCTTTCCAATATCCTCTTTGGTGATGCCAAGCTCTTTCTCTACTTGCAGCTCCACCGGCAGACCATGGGTATCCCAGCCGCCCTTACGCTTCACTTGGTATCCCTTCAGGGTCTTGTACCGACAAAAAATATCCTTCAGTGTTCTGGCCATCACGTGGTGAATGCCCGGGGTACCGTTTGCTGACGGGGGGCCTTCAAAAAAGGTAAATGTCTCGGCTCCCTCGCGGTTTTGCACGGACTTTTCAAATACCTTGTTCTCTTGCCAGTA
It encodes:
- the ileS gene encoding isoleucine--tRNA ligase encodes the protein MKKYQEFKQVDYPGIGESVLQYWQENKVFEKSVQNREGAETFTFFEGPPSANGTPGIHHVMARTLKDIFCRYKTLKGYQVKRKGGWDTHGLPVELQVEKELGITKEDIGKKISVEEYNKKCRETVMRFKDEWDDLTEKIGYWVDLDDPYITFDPKYIETLWSLLKRLYDKDLLYKGYTIQPYSPAAGTGLSSHELNQPGCYRDVKDTSITAQFKVKGRENEYIIAWTTTPWTLPSNSALAVGEKLDYVKVNTFNPYTFQPQTVILAKARMSAFFNKKAAELKLEEYKPGDKLIPYEVVEEFKGSDMLGMEYEPLFPIEGIKLPHPAYTVIPADYVTTEDGTGIVHLAKAFGADDFRTLVQAGVPGVFVKDEQDNEIPVVDKKGKFLPVVGEYLLAKMKEHEITAHKEYTVDDFYVKNYLKEDENAAEYKNTDVIISIILKNENRAFKVEKYEHSYPHCWRTDMPVLYYPLESWFVKTTACKDRLVELNKTINWKPEATGTGRFGNWLENLVDWNLSRSRFWGTPLPVWRNEDATETKCIGSIAELNEEIEKSIAKGIMKASPFKGEEIDLHRPYVDDVILVDSQGNKMFREPDLIDVWFDSGAMPYAQWHYPFENEDIFKANYPADYIAEGVDQTRGWFFTLHAIAVMLFDSVAFKNVIANGLVLDKNGNKMSKRLGNAVDPFKTLKEYGPDALRWYMLANANPWDNLKFNLEGVAEVQRRFFGTLQNTYNFFALYANLDAFTYDPTKTEAVSERPELDRWIVSKLQSLIKEVESSMDNYDATRATRAIMNFTVDQLSNWYVRLARKRFWRGEMNQDKKAAYETLYECLMALSQLMSSFAPFYADWMFTNLTEGAKEAGQDLPESIHLTDWKTADDALINEDLEASMQLAQDISSLVHSLRKKDKLKVRQPLQKILIPILNEKTRQQIQHVEELIKSEVNIKGVEYIDDASGILVKNAKPNFPLLGKRFGPKMKLVAAAIGKWGQEEINTLERNGSIEIDIDGEKASLALDEVLITSQDIPGWSVASANGITVALDVTLTEKLKQEGIARDLVNRIQNLRKDMGLEVQDKITIKVAQLSEQVDSALENFSAYIQAETQALSLSVNGDVEEGTVLDMDDFELKVKVDKV